One segment of Cydia amplana chromosome 16, ilCydAmpl1.1, whole genome shotgun sequence DNA contains the following:
- the LOC134655172 gene encoding dynein light chain Tctex-type 5-A-like, with amino-acid sequence MPSGEYRRFSFRIPSGPKRSLTKPVRVYQPTYQLNPRKRFNVEKVQKILAQLLDPELEEVEYSEKVVPELCVNLAESIRNAVKEENYDRYRIIVNVTISQRRQQSLVASHSFLWDSERDNFAGREFHNPHIHAYAVVYGIYFD; translated from the exons ATGCCGTCGGGTGAATATAGAAGATTCTCATTTCGTATCCCTAGTGGACCCAAACGAAGTCTAACTAAGCCT GTTCGCGTGTATCAGCCGACGTATCAGCTGAACCCAAGAAAGCGATTCAACGTCGAGAAGGTCCAGAAAATACTAGCGCAGCTTCTCGACCCGGAGCTTGAGGAGGTCGAATACAGTGAGAAGGTGGTTCCCGAGCTGTGCGTTAACCTGGCAGAGAGCATTCGCAATGCTGTGAAAGAAGAAAATTATGACAg GTACCGAATAATAGTGAATGTAACCATCTCCCAGCGGCGGCAGCAGAGCCTCGTGGCGTCGCACTCGTTCCTGTGGGACTCGGAGCGGGACAACTTCGCGGGCCGCGAGTTCCACAACCCACACATTCACGCCTACGCGGTCGTCTATGGGATATACTTCGACTAA